A region from the Candidatus Hydrogenedentota bacterium genome encodes:
- the hisI gene encoding phosphoribosyl-AMP cyclohydrolase gives MTTSASGKRIGAIQDIVKLDENGLICAVIQHYKTGQVLMVGYMNRQSLEYTLRERKACFWSRSRQKLWVKGETSGNVLRVKEVRTDCDADALLLQCDPAGPTCHTKETSCFYRNVESDGSVCLAGDGVAEN, from the coding sequence ATGACCACAAGTGCATCCGGCAAGAGAATCGGCGCCATCCAAGACATCGTCAAGCTGGACGAGAACGGTCTGATCTGCGCGGTGATTCAGCACTATAAGACGGGGCAGGTATTGATGGTCGGCTACATGAACCGCCAATCCCTCGAATACACCCTGCGCGAACGCAAGGCCTGTTTCTGGTCACGCTCACGCCAGAAACTGTGGGTGAAGGGAGAGACCTCGGGGAATGTGCTGCGCGTGAAAGAAGTGCGCACCGACTGCGACGCCGACGCGCTGCTCCTGCAGTGCGACCCCGCGGGTCCGACGTGTCACACCAAGGAAACCAGTTGCTTTTATCGAAACGTCGAGTCCGACGGTTCCGTCTGTCTGGCGGGAGACGGCGTCGCCGAGAACTAA